In a genomic window of Quercus lobata isolate SW786 chromosome 4, ValleyOak3.0 Primary Assembly, whole genome shotgun sequence:
- the LOC115984316 gene encoding beta-glucosidase 17-like isoform X1, which yields MEIHRHHLLFYLVALAYFFACIEGLNRSDFPAGFVFGAGSSAYQDEGAAYQDGKGSSIWDTFTAIHPEKILDHSSGNVTQDFYHRFKEDIALMKEIGLDSFRFSISWSRVLPKGKLSGGVNQQGVKFYNELINELLYNGIQPLVTLFHWDTPQALEDEYNGFLSTNIVNDFYHYADFCFKEFGDRVKNWTTFNEPNTFSSEGYATGNTAPGRCSSYVGNCTFGNSGTEPYVVAHHIILSHATAVKLYRENYQASQMGEIGITVSTYWMVPKYQTISSSNAASRALDFAFGWFVNPITYGDYSKSMRALVGNRLPNFTKAQSKMVKESLDFLGVNYYTARYADDSTSSSSVNLSYSTDSHVDLTTDKDGIPIGEPTPSGWLYIYPKGIQELLLYVKKNFNNPPIIITENGFSDVNNNSLPIQDALNDSLRLKYHQLHLSSLIKVIKAGINVKGYYVWSFLDDFEWEFGYTYRLGINYVDYKNGLTRYMKNTALWFRDFLQKENVTTGPPLLYSDQ from the exons ATGGAAATTCATCGTCATCATTTGCTCTTCTACCTTGTGGCCTTGGCCTATTTTTTTGCTTGCATTGAAGGTCTCAACCGGAGTGATTTTCCGGCTGGTTTTGTGTTTGGAGCAGGGTCAAGTGCTTACCAG GATGAAGGGGCAGCATATCAAGATGGCAAAGGGTCTAGCATATGGGATACTTTCACTGCGATACATCcag AAAAAATTTTGGACCATAGTTCAGGGAATGTAACTCAAGATTTTTATCATCGTTTCAAG GAGGATATAGCTCTGATGAAAGAAATTGGCTTAGACTCCTTTAGATTCTCCATCTCTTGGTCCAGAGTACTTCCTA AGGGAAAACTTAGCGGGGGAGTGAACCAACAAGGTGTCAAATTCTACAATGAACTCATTAATGAGCTCCTATATAATG GTATACAACCCTTGGTTACTTTATTCCATTGGGATACTCCACAAGCACTTGAAGATGAATACAATGGATTCTTGAGCACCAACATTGT GAATGACTTTTACCACTATGCGGACTTCTGCTTCAAAGAATTTGGTGATAGAGTGAAGAATTGGACAACTTTTAATGAGCCAAATACGTTTAGCAGTGAAGGTTATGCAACCGGTAACACGGCACCTGGCCGATGCTCTAGCTATGTAGGAAATTGCACCTTTGGGAACTCAGGAACAGAACCTTATGTGGTAGCTCATCACATCATTCTTTCTCATGCAACTGCTGTAAAATTGTATAGGGAGAACTATCAG gcTTCTCAAATGGGGGAGATTGGTATTACAGTATCAACCTATTGGATGGTGCCCAAGTACCAAACAATTTCTAGCAGCAACGCTGCCTCTAGAGCTCTTGATTTTGCATTTGGATG gttTGTTAATCCAATTACATATGGTGACTACTCTAAGTCCATGCGAGCTTTGGTGGGGAATCGACTACCCAACTTCACTAAAGCACAATCCAAAATGGTGAAAGAGTCTCTGGATTTCCTTGGAGTAAATTACTACACTGCAAGATATGCAGATGATTCCACATCCTCTAGTAGCGTCAATCTAAGTTACTCAACAGATAGCCATGTAGATTTGACTA CGGACAAAGATGGAATTCCAATTGGTGAACcg ACTCCTTCTGGCTGGCTTTACATCTATCCAAAAGGAATTCAAGAACTTCTGctatatgtaaagaaaaatttcaacaatCCACCTATAATAATTACAGAAAACG GATTTAGTGATGTAAATAATAACTCGTTGCCAATTCAAGATGCTCTCAATGATAGCTTGAGGTTAAAATACCACCAACTCCATCTATCAAGTCTCATAAAAGTTATCAA GGCTGGAATCAACGTTAAAGGATACTATGTCTGGTCATTTCTTGATGACTTTGAATGGGAATTTGGCTATACATATCGGCTTGGCATCAATTATGTAGATTACAAAAATGGGTTAACTAGATATATGAAAAACACTGCTTTATGGTTCAGAGATTTTCTTCAAAAGGAAAACGTCACTACAGGGCCTCCATTGTTGTACTCTGATCAGTGA
- the LOC115984316 gene encoding beta-glucosidase 17-like isoform X2, with protein MKEIGLDSFRFSISWSRVLPKGKLSGGVNQQGVKFYNELINELLYNGIQPLVTLFHWDTPQALEDEYNGFLSTNIVNDFYHYADFCFKEFGDRVKNWTTFNEPNTFSSEGYATGNTAPGRCSSYVGNCTFGNSGTEPYVVAHHIILSHATAVKLYRENYQASQMGEIGITVSTYWMVPKYQTISSSNAASRALDFAFGWFVNPITYGDYSKSMRALVGNRLPNFTKAQSKMVKESLDFLGVNYYTARYADDSTSSSSVNLSYSTDSHVDLTTDKDGIPIGEPTPSGWLYIYPKGIQELLLYVKKNFNNPPIIITENGFSDVNNNSLPIQDALNDSLRLKYHQLHLSSLIKVIKAGINVKGYYVWSFLDDFEWEFGYTYRLGINYVDYKNGLTRYMKNTALWFRDFLQKENVTTGPPLLYSDQ; from the exons ATGAAAGAAATTGGCTTAGACTCCTTTAGATTCTCCATCTCTTGGTCCAGAGTACTTCCTA AGGGAAAACTTAGCGGGGGAGTGAACCAACAAGGTGTCAAATTCTACAATGAACTCATTAATGAGCTCCTATATAATG GTATACAACCCTTGGTTACTTTATTCCATTGGGATACTCCACAAGCACTTGAAGATGAATACAATGGATTCTTGAGCACCAACATTGT GAATGACTTTTACCACTATGCGGACTTCTGCTTCAAAGAATTTGGTGATAGAGTGAAGAATTGGACAACTTTTAATGAGCCAAATACGTTTAGCAGTGAAGGTTATGCAACCGGTAACACGGCACCTGGCCGATGCTCTAGCTATGTAGGAAATTGCACCTTTGGGAACTCAGGAACAGAACCTTATGTGGTAGCTCATCACATCATTCTTTCTCATGCAACTGCTGTAAAATTGTATAGGGAGAACTATCAG gcTTCTCAAATGGGGGAGATTGGTATTACAGTATCAACCTATTGGATGGTGCCCAAGTACCAAACAATTTCTAGCAGCAACGCTGCCTCTAGAGCTCTTGATTTTGCATTTGGATG gttTGTTAATCCAATTACATATGGTGACTACTCTAAGTCCATGCGAGCTTTGGTGGGGAATCGACTACCCAACTTCACTAAAGCACAATCCAAAATGGTGAAAGAGTCTCTGGATTTCCTTGGAGTAAATTACTACACTGCAAGATATGCAGATGATTCCACATCCTCTAGTAGCGTCAATCTAAGTTACTCAACAGATAGCCATGTAGATTTGACTA CGGACAAAGATGGAATTCCAATTGGTGAACcg ACTCCTTCTGGCTGGCTTTACATCTATCCAAAAGGAATTCAAGAACTTCTGctatatgtaaagaaaaatttcaacaatCCACCTATAATAATTACAGAAAACG GATTTAGTGATGTAAATAATAACTCGTTGCCAATTCAAGATGCTCTCAATGATAGCTTGAGGTTAAAATACCACCAACTCCATCTATCAAGTCTCATAAAAGTTATCAA GGCTGGAATCAACGTTAAAGGATACTATGTCTGGTCATTTCTTGATGACTTTGAATGGGAATTTGGCTATACATATCGGCTTGGCATCAATTATGTAGATTACAAAAATGGGTTAACTAGATATATGAAAAACACTGCTTTATGGTTCAGAGATTTTCTTCAAAAGGAAAACGTCACTACAGGGCCTCCATTGTTGTACTCTGATCAGTGA